The Gracilimonas sp. genome includes a region encoding these proteins:
- a CDS encoding YitT family protein — MNQEQEQPLSEKESKQEEDQPKPQKHSIFDDVQGIVIGSMMAAFGIAIFSHMNFLIGGTAGIAFLTQYATPFTFGPTFFVINIPFYFLAIKKLGWEFTIKTFLAVFTVSFLTEVIPMIFEFGEINPWFGAIFGGFLIGSGLLALFRHKASLGGLNIVSIFLQENYNISAGKFQMVVDAIIIMTAFFIVDWKAVAFSVLASIALNIILAINHKPGRYRGMS; from the coding sequence ATGAACCAAGAACAAGAACAACCCCTATCTGAGAAAGAGAGTAAACAAGAAGAAGACCAACCTAAACCCCAAAAGCATTCCATATTTGATGATGTACAGGGCATTGTAATTGGCTCAATGATGGCAGCCTTTGGCATCGCTATCTTCTCCCACATGAATTTTTTAATCGGAGGAACGGCAGGAATCGCATTTTTAACACAGTATGCAACACCATTTACGTTTGGGCCAACGTTTTTTGTAATCAATATCCCATTTTATTTTCTGGCGATTAAAAAGCTGGGCTGGGAGTTTACCATCAAAACCTTTTTGGCGGTTTTCACGGTTTCTTTCCTCACCGAAGTTATTCCCATGATTTTTGAGTTTGGTGAAATCAATCCCTGGTTTGGAGCCATATTTGGCGGATTCTTAATCGGAAGCGGATTGCTGGCTCTGTTTCGCCACAAGGCAAGCCTGGGCGGGCTCAATATTGTTTCTATTTTTCTGCAGGAAAACTACAATATTAGTGCCGGGAAATTCCAGATGGTAGTAGACGCGATCATCATTATGACTGCATTTTTTATTGTGGATTGGAAAGCCGTTGCCTTTTCAGTATTGGCATCTATAGCACTTAACATTATTCTTGCTATCAATCATAAACCCGGCCGATACCGTGGAATGAGTTAG
- a CDS encoding co-chaperone GroES family protein, with amino-acid sequence MIQEYLNSIEKFVVVGDRVLIKSRDMETHIRSGLVLPASVKEKEEIQSGYIVKTGPGYPIPNTDIEETWKGSTDTKYIGMQAIEGDLAIFLKKQAYEIEFENEKYLIVPHAAILLLIRDEQTT; translated from the coding sequence ATGATACAAGAATATCTGAACTCCATTGAGAAATTCGTAGTGGTGGGTGATCGTGTGCTCATCAAATCCCGCGATATGGAAACGCACATTCGCAGCGGACTGGTTTTGCCTGCTTCGGTAAAGGAAAAAGAAGAAATTCAAAGCGGGTATATCGTTAAAACCGGTCCGGGTTATCCCATTCCAAATACAGATATTGAAGAAACCTGGAAGGGCAGTACCGACACCAAGTACATCGGTATGCAAGCCATAGAGGGAGACCTGGCCATCTTCCTGAAAAAGCAGGCTTATGAAATTGAATTCGAAAACGAAAAATATCTAATCGTCCCACATGCAGCTATCCTGTTGCTGATCAGGGATGAACAAACAACCTAA
- a CDS encoding SDR family oxidoreductase: MNNKLCVITGANSGIGFETTKALAKKGSYIVMVCRNEDRAEAARQQIIDETSNPGIDIVLCDFAIQSEIRSAAEKIKADYDKVDVLINNHGFLAAEREETVDGLEKTFAVNHIGYFLFTNLLLDHIKASDYGRIINVASEAHRAGEFDPENIQLAEGYKPIKAYGNSKLFNILFTKELAQRLVDTNVTVNCLHPGVVASNFGQSGSWLMSMLYTIGKPFMRSNKKGAETQIYLATSDDVKDTNGAYFKDKKATTPSKTARDAEAARLLWEMSEKLCGL; the protein is encoded by the coding sequence ATGAACAATAAATTATGTGTGATTACCGGAGCCAATTCCGGCATTGGGTTTGAAACCACCAAGGCACTCGCCAAAAAAGGTTCTTACATTGTGATGGTTTGCCGGAACGAAGACAGAGCTGAAGCAGCCCGGCAGCAAATTATTGATGAGACATCAAACCCGGGAATTGATATTGTGCTATGTGATTTTGCCATTCAATCTGAAATCCGGTCGGCTGCTGAAAAGATAAAAGCCGATTACGATAAAGTAGATGTGCTGATTAATAATCATGGATTCCTGGCAGCGGAAAGAGAAGAAACGGTCGATGGTTTGGAGAAGACCTTTGCTGTAAATCATATCGGGTACTTTCTTTTTACCAATTTACTACTCGATCATATCAAAGCATCTGACTACGGACGCATAATTAATGTAGCTTCAGAAGCACATCGGGCGGGAGAGTTTGATCCTGAAAACATTCAGCTTGCCGAAGGTTATAAACCCATTAAGGCCTATGGGAACTCAAAGCTATTCAATATTCTTTTCACCAAGGAACTGGCCCAGCGACTGGTTGATACGAACGTGACAGTGAACTGCCTTCATCCCGGAGTGGTGGCATCCAACTTCGGACAAAGCGGCAGCTGGCTGATGAGTATGCTTTATACCATTGGCAAACCTTTTATGCGCTCCAACAAAAAAGGAGCTGAAACCCAGATCTATCTAGCCACATCGGATGATGTTAAAGATACCAATGGTGCTTATTTCAAAGACAAAAAAGCTACCACACCCAGCAAAACGGCCCGGGACGCTGAAGCCGCTCGTCTGCTTTGGGAAATGAGTGAAAAACTCTGTGGGTTATAG
- a CDS encoding DUF411 domain-containing protein — MNNSKILIVGLLVTVGVAAFLFWPGNSPQNILSDKTQVVMYKNEGCQCCTKWGDHMMEGGFTVEEVPTPVLMQVKQQNGITRELASCHTAMIGDYVVEGHVPRADVERLLQEKPEDVIGLAVPGMPTGSPGMEVPGRPTDNYDVLLLKKDGTTSVYSSY; from the coding sequence ATGAATAACTCGAAGATATTAATTGTTGGATTATTAGTAACGGTTGGAGTGGCTGCTTTTTTGTTTTGGCCAGGCAACTCTCCCCAAAATATCCTTTCCGATAAAACCCAGGTAGTGATGTACAAAAATGAAGGTTGCCAGTGCTGCACTAAATGGGGTGACCATATGATGGAAGGAGGATTTACTGTTGAAGAAGTTCCTACTCCGGTTCTGATGCAGGTAAAACAGCAAAATGGGATTACTCGTGAACTGGCTTCCTGCCACACAGCTATGATCGGTGATTATGTAGTGGAGGGCCATGTTCCCCGGGCTGATGTAGAGCGATTACTGCAAGAAAAGCCAGAAGATGTGATTGGTTTGGCAGTTCCGGGAATGCCAACAGGTTCTCCGGGAATGGAAGTTCCGGGCCGGCCGACAGACAATTATGATGTTCTGCTATTGAAAAAAGATGGAACCACCAGCGTATATTCTTCTTACTAA